The proteins below come from a single Caulobacter flavus genomic window:
- a CDS encoding helix-turn-helix domain-containing protein has protein sequence MFATQTIDARAARTGETSRSFAPRDDVQASALPKRIADLLRDAQRTAREDRGEAERRIREAMALVEREGLRLLEAAAPGELDRGGLAPWQMRRIDAHLAANLDGSVRVTDLAAIAKLSVSHFSRAFAASYGMAPRDHILNLRLEQARSMMLASAEPLGRIAIACGFSDQAHLSNRFRRAFDVSPNAWRRQNLRAADPAYA, from the coding sequence ATGTTCGCCACCCAGACGATCGACGCCCGCGCCGCCCGCACCGGCGAAACCTCGCGCAGCTTCGCCCCGCGCGACGACGTGCAGGCCAGCGCCCTGCCCAAGCGCATCGCCGACCTGCTGCGCGACGCCCAGCGCACCGCCCGCGAGGACCGCGGCGAAGCCGAGCGCCGCATCCGCGAGGCCATGGCCCTGGTCGAACGCGAGGGCCTGCGCCTGCTGGAAGCCGCCGCCCCCGGCGAACTGGATCGTGGGGGCCTGGCCCCCTGGCAGATGCGCCGCATCGACGCCCATCTGGCCGCCAATCTCGACGGCTCGGTGCGGGTGACCGATCTGGCGGCCATCGCCAAGCTCAGCGTCAGCCACTTCTCGCGCGCCTTCGCCGCCAGCTACGGCATGGCCCCGCGCGACCACATTCTCAACCTGCGCCTGGAGCAGGCCCGCTCGATGATGCTGGCCTCGGCCGAGCCGCTGGGCCGCATCGCCATCGCCTGTGGCTTCTCCGACCAGGCCCACCTGTCGAACCGCTTCCGCCGCGCCTTCGACGTCAGCCCCAACGCCTGGCGCCGCCAGAACCTGCGCGCCGCCGACCCGGCCTATGCCTGA
- a CDS encoding SDR family oxidoreductase — protein sequence MSLLDNKVAIVTGASSGIGRATALRLAAEGAAVVVNARGGHALEIVAEEIRASGGQAHAVAGDVVDPETHQALVAAAVERFGGLDVAVNNAGAVGPYAPLAEIALDDWNAVLAANLTSAFLGARAQVPAMLARGGGSLVFVSTFVGTSVGIPGMAAYGASKAGLMGLVKGLTADYAARGIRANALLPGGTDTPMGGDAAQKEWAAGLHALERIADPDEIAAAALFLASPMASFIAGSALYADGGNAAVK from the coding sequence ATGTCGTTACTGGACAACAAGGTCGCGATCGTCACCGGCGCGTCGTCGGGGATCGGACGGGCAACGGCCCTGCGGCTGGCGGCAGAGGGCGCGGCGGTGGTCGTCAACGCCCGGGGCGGCCACGCCCTGGAGATCGTCGCCGAGGAGATCCGCGCAAGCGGCGGGCAGGCCCATGCCGTGGCCGGCGACGTCGTCGATCCCGAAACCCACCAAGCCCTGGTCGCGGCCGCCGTCGAGCGGTTCGGCGGACTGGACGTCGCCGTCAACAACGCCGGGGCGGTCGGCCCCTACGCGCCGCTGGCCGAGATCGCGCTGGACGACTGGAACGCCGTGCTGGCGGCCAATCTGACCTCGGCCTTCCTGGGCGCGCGGGCCCAGGTTCCGGCCATGCTGGCGCGCGGCGGCGGCTCGCTGGTGTTCGTCTCGACCTTCGTGGGGACCAGCGTCGGCATCCCCGGCATGGCCGCCTACGGCGCGTCCAAGGCCGGCTTGATGGGGCTGGTGAAGGGGCTGACGGCCGACTACGCCGCGCGCGGGATCCGCGCCAACGCCCTGCTGCCGGGCGGGACCGACACGCCGATGGGCGGCGACGCGGCCCAGAAGGAGTGGGCGGCGGGCCTGCACGCCCTCGAGCGCATCGCCGACCCCGACGAGATCGCGGCCGCCGCCCTGTTCCTGGCCAGCCCGATGGCCAGCTTCATCGCCGGCTCGGCCCTCTACGCCGACGGCGGCAACGCGGCGGTGAAGTAG
- a CDS encoding TonB-dependent receptor: MTIGLSAQRLGRAALLGALLSTTASLALAAEAPAAPAATAPADPADPAANDDASLVGQVFVTARRREESAQEVPIALTVTSAETLTQTGVNSIVALTQLVPTLQVLSPNPRNTALTIRGLGASYGLANDGLEQGVGIYVDQVYNSRPGAATLDFIDIQQIEVLRGPQGTLFGKNTTAGALNISTRDATQEFEADIEASYGSLNFRQFKATAAGPIVKDKLAARLSFVGTWRDGDLYNPKSNSYQNARASTGYRGQLKFTPNEQLTVRLYGDYAVQQPECCTQVYVTVGTTLKPAAQQYAALAAGKNYTVASTNPYDRISDIDDPIQADQWVNGLSAVADYDFGAVTLTSVTAHREWDWEPRNDRDYTALDVTRRSNNPSHQKQFSQEFRLSNNGGQAFDWTVGLYYFDQNVTTHGVTEYGSDASYWLLPATNTPASLLEGYTVFNDSTIDTTSYAAFGQLTWKVSDRLSVTPGVRYTQEKKDGAYVQTTTGGSVTTDTTLLNRRLGIARPQNFAAKTDDGAWSGQIAVVYALTKDVNAYATVSSGNKSGGINMTALPLTSAGTPSLAAAVIRPEKVTTIDVGLKTQWFDRLVTANVAAFATDVKDFQANVVDSGPGALRGYLANVEKVEVRGVELDASTRSIGGFKFYGNLAYTDGKYASFKNGPCPLEKIGTSTAACDLSGKELPGLSKWAGSAGAEYRAKTSLGRLTGEAYAGVDASFRSAYYADSSDSQYTRIKAYEIVNLRAGFQSESGWEAFVSVRNAFDAEYLQNITVVSGNSGLVVGTPGDARAVAFTLRASY; this comes from the coding sequence GTGACGATCGGACTTTCGGCCCAGAGGCTCGGCCGCGCCGCCCTGCTGGGCGCGCTTCTTTCCACCACCGCGAGCCTGGCCCTGGCCGCCGAGGCGCCCGCCGCGCCGGCCGCGACCGCGCCGGCCGATCCCGCCGATCCGGCGGCCAACGACGACGCCAGCCTGGTCGGACAGGTCTTCGTCACCGCCCGCCGCCGCGAGGAAAGCGCCCAGGAAGTGCCGATCGCCCTGACGGTGACCTCGGCCGAAACCCTGACCCAGACCGGCGTCAACAGCATCGTCGCCCTGACCCAGCTGGTCCCGACCCTGCAGGTGCTGTCGCCCAACCCGCGCAACACCGCCCTGACCATCCGGGGCCTCGGCGCCAGCTACGGCCTGGCCAACGACGGCCTCGAGCAGGGCGTCGGCATCTATGTGGACCAGGTCTACAATTCGCGCCCCGGGGCCGCGACGCTCGACTTCATCGACATCCAGCAGATCGAGGTGCTGCGCGGTCCGCAGGGCACGCTGTTCGGCAAGAACACCACCGCCGGCGCGCTGAACATCAGCACCCGCGACGCCACCCAGGAGTTCGAGGCCGACATCGAGGCCAGTTACGGCAGCCTCAACTTCCGCCAGTTCAAGGCCACGGCGGCCGGTCCGATCGTCAAGGACAAGCTGGCGGCCCGCCTGTCGTTCGTCGGCACCTGGCGCGACGGCGACCTCTACAACCCCAAGAGCAACAGCTACCAGAACGCCCGGGCCAGCACCGGCTATCGCGGCCAGCTGAAGTTCACCCCGAACGAACAGCTGACGGTCAGGCTCTACGGCGACTACGCCGTCCAGCAGCCCGAGTGCTGCACCCAGGTCTACGTCACGGTCGGCACGACCCTGAAGCCCGCCGCCCAGCAGTACGCGGCCCTGGCCGCCGGCAAGAACTACACGGTCGCCAGCACCAACCCCTACGACCGCATCTCCGACATCGACGACCCGATCCAGGCCGACCAGTGGGTCAACGGCCTGTCGGCGGTCGCCGACTACGACTTCGGCGCGGTCACCCTGACCTCGGTCACCGCTCACCGCGAATGGGACTGGGAGCCGCGCAACGACCGCGACTACACCGCCCTGGACGTCACCCGCCGCTCCAACAACCCCTCGCACCAGAAGCAGTTCAGCCAGGAATTCCGCCTGTCCAACAACGGCGGCCAGGCCTTCGACTGGACCGTGGGCCTCTACTATTTCGACCAGAACGTCACCACGCACGGCGTCACCGAATACGGCTCGGACGCCTCGTACTGGCTGCTGCCCGCCACCAACACCCCGGCCTCGCTGCTCGAGGGCTACACGGTGTTCAACGACAGCACGATCGACACCACCAGCTACGCCGCCTTCGGCCAGCTGACCTGGAAGGTGAGCGACCGCCTCAGCGTCACGCCCGGCGTGCGCTACACCCAGGAGAAGAAGGACGGCGCCTACGTCCAGACCACCACGGGCGGTTCGGTGACCACCGACACCACCCTGCTCAACCGCCGCCTGGGCATCGCCCGGCCGCAGAACTTCGCGGCCAAGACCGACGACGGCGCCTGGTCGGGCCAAATCGCCGTGGTCTACGCCCTGACCAAGGACGTCAACGCCTACGCCACCGTCTCCAGCGGCAACAAGTCGGGCGGCATCAACATGACCGCCCTGCCGCTGACCAGCGCCGGCACGCCCTCGCTGGCCGCCGCGGTGATCCGCCCCGAGAAGGTCACCACCATCGACGTCGGCCTGAAGACCCAGTGGTTCGACCGCCTGGTCACCGCCAACGTCGCCGCCTTCGCCACCGACGTGAAGGACTTCCAGGCCAACGTCGTCGACAGCGGCCCCGGCGCCCTGCGCGGCTACCTGGCCAATGTCGAGAAGGTGGAGGTGCGCGGGGTGGAGCTGGACGCCTCGACCCGCTCGATCGGCGGCTTCAAGTTCTACGGCAACCTGGCCTACACCGACGGCAAGTACGCCAGCTTCAAGAACGGCCCCTGCCCGCTGGAGAAGATCGGCACGTCCACCGCCGCCTGCGACCTGTCGGGCAAGGAGCTGCCGGGCCTGTCGAAGTGGGCCGGCTCGGCGGGCGCCGAGTACCGCGCCAAGACGAGCCTGGGCCGCCTGACCGGCGAGGCCTATGCCGGCGTCGACGCCAGCTTCCGCTCGGCCTACTACGCCGACAGCTCGGACTCGCAGTACACGCGCATCAAGGCCTACGAGATCGTCAACCTGCGCGCCGGCTTCCAGTCGGAAAGCGGCTGGGAGGCGTTCGTCTCGGTGCGCAACGCCTTCGACGCCGAGTACCTGCAGAACATCACCGTGGTCTCGGGCAATTCGGGCCTGGTGGTCGGCACGCCGGGCGACGCCCGCGCGGTCGCCTTCACCCTGCGCGCCAGCTACTAG
- a CDS encoding S10 family peptidase, with protein sequence MMAGGPVMAQDAKPDAPAKGAPAAELPAFPADKSVKQTTVLAGRTLSYTAIVGSLPVRDEKGKKIAEVVFTAYTLDGPRDPNRPVTFAFNGGPGAASVYLNFALGPKRVQFGAEGDSPSAPTRLQDNPASWMDFTDLVFIDAVGTGFSRSLTTPEETKKRFYGVKQDIDYLSRIVFDWLVKNERLQSPKYIVGESYGGFRGPRLTYTLQTDYGVGISGLVLVSPLLSSAGRTAQEISPLPSMWTLPSIAAAKLEREGKLTPAAIKEVEDYTRGEYMVDLMKGSDPAALDRLTTKVSAMTGLDPTYVRRAGGRLETQSFLREVFRQTGRLGSRYDSNVTSLDPFPFAPEQEINDPILDSIIAPTTSAIVDFTTRTVGWKVEGRYDALSGEVNQAWDRGRGPDTESVTDLRKSVSVDPKLKVLIVHGYNDLSCPFFASRLVVDAMPATANGRVTLSNYAGGHMFYSRPDSGAAFRADVKKLYGAN encoded by the coding sequence ATGATGGCCGGCGGACCGGTCATGGCGCAGGACGCCAAGCCCGACGCTCCGGCCAAAGGCGCTCCGGCCGCCGAACTGCCCGCCTTCCCGGCCGACAAGTCGGTCAAGCAGACCACGGTGCTGGCCGGCAGGACGCTGTCCTACACCGCCATCGTCGGCTCGCTGCCGGTGCGCGACGAGAAGGGCAAGAAGATCGCCGAGGTGGTGTTCACCGCCTACACCCTGGACGGCCCGCGCGATCCGAACCGTCCGGTGACCTTCGCCTTCAACGGCGGCCCCGGCGCGGCCTCGGTCTATCTGAACTTCGCGCTCGGTCCCAAACGCGTGCAGTTCGGCGCCGAGGGCGACAGCCCGTCGGCCCCCACGCGCCTGCAGGACAATCCGGCCAGCTGGATGGACTTCACCGATCTGGTCTTCATCGACGCCGTCGGCACCGGCTTCTCGCGCAGCCTGACCACGCCCGAGGAGACCAAGAAGCGCTTCTACGGCGTCAAGCAGGACATCGACTACCTGTCGCGCATCGTCTTCGACTGGCTGGTCAAGAACGAGCGCCTGCAGTCGCCCAAGTACATCGTCGGCGAAAGCTACGGCGGCTTCCGCGGCCCGCGCCTGACCTACACCCTGCAGACCGACTACGGCGTCGGGATCAGCGGCCTCGTCCTGGTCTCGCCGCTGCTGTCGAGCGCCGGCCGCACGGCCCAGGAAATCTCGCCCCTGCCGTCGATGTGGACCCTGCCCTCGATCGCCGCCGCCAAGCTGGAACGCGAAGGCAAGCTGACCCCGGCCGCCATCAAGGAGGTCGAGGACTACACGCGCGGCGAATACATGGTCGACCTGATGAAGGGCTCCGACCCGGCCGCCCTGGATCGCCTGACCACCAAGGTCTCGGCCATGACCGGCCTTGATCCCACCTATGTGCGTCGCGCCGGCGGCCGGCTGGAGACCCAGTCGTTCCTGCGCGAGGTGTTCCGCCAGACGGGCCGCCTGGGCAGCCGCTACGACAGCAACGTCACGTCGCTGGATCCCTTCCCGTTCGCGCCCGAGCAGGAGATCAACGATCCGATCCTCGACTCGATCATCGCCCCGACCACCAGCGCCATCGTCGACTTCACCACCCGCACCGTCGGCTGGAAGGTCGAGGGCCGCTACGACGCGCTGTCGGGCGAGGTGAACCAGGCCTGGGACCGCGGCCGCGGCCCCGACACCGAGTCCGTCACCGACCTGCGCAAGTCGGTCTCGGTCGACCCCAAGCTGAAGGTGCTGATCGTCCACGGCTACAACGACCTGTCGTGCCCGTTCTTCGCCTCGCGCCTGGTGGTCGACGCCATGCCGGCCACGGCCAATGGCCGCGTGACCCTGTCCAACTACGCCGGCGGCCACATGTTCTACAGCCGTCCCGACAGCGGCGCGGCCTTCCGCGCGGACGTGAAGAAGCTGTACGGCGCGAACTGA
- the lpdA gene encoding dihydrolipoyl dehydrogenase, whose translation MAQYDVVIIGGGPGGYNAATRAGQLGLKAAIVEGRGKLGGTCLNVGCMPSKALLHASEYFDAAANGEFAKLGIEVKPKLNLDQMMAQKAESVEALTKGVEFIMKKNKVEYVKGWGRIDGPGKVVVKAEDGSERTLETKHIVIATGSEPTPLPGVTVDNAGRIVDSTGALSLPTVPKSLIVVGAGVIGLELGSVWRRLGAEVTVVEYLDRILPGTDTEVANAFQKILGKQGFKFKLGAKVTGATDNGKQAQLTLEPVAGGDAETLQADYVLVAIGRRPFTQGLGLETVGITPDKRGVIANDHYKTGVDGIWVIGDVTSGPMLAHKAEDEAVACIELIAGKAGHVNYDIIPGVIYTKPEVATVGKTEDELKASGVAYKVGKFPFLANSRAKINHETDGFVKVLADAKTDRILGAHAVGPNVGDMIAEICVAMEFGGSSEDVARTCHPHPTRSEAIRQAAMGVEGWTMQA comes from the coding sequence ATGGCCCAATACGACGTCGTCATCATCGGGGGCGGCCCCGGCGGCTACAACGCGGCGACCCGCGCTGGCCAGCTGGGCCTGAAGGCGGCCATCGTCGAAGGTCGCGGCAAGCTGGGCGGCACCTGCCTGAACGTCGGCTGCATGCCCTCCAAGGCCCTGCTGCACGCCTCGGAATACTTTGACGCCGCCGCCAACGGCGAATTCGCCAAGCTCGGCATCGAAGTGAAGCCGAAGCTGAACCTCGACCAGATGATGGCCCAGAAGGCCGAGAGCGTCGAAGCCCTGACCAAGGGCGTCGAGTTCATCATGAAGAAGAACAAGGTCGAGTACGTGAAGGGCTGGGGCCGCATCGACGGACCCGGCAAGGTCGTCGTCAAGGCCGAGGACGGCAGCGAGCGCACGCTCGAGACCAAGCACATCGTCATCGCCACCGGCTCGGAGCCGACCCCGCTGCCGGGCGTGACCGTCGACAACGCCGGCCGCATCGTCGACTCGACGGGCGCCCTGTCCCTGCCGACCGTTCCCAAGAGCCTGATCGTGGTCGGCGCCGGCGTCATCGGCCTGGAGCTGGGTTCGGTGTGGCGTCGCCTGGGCGCGGAAGTCACCGTCGTCGAATACCTGGACCGCATCCTGCCGGGCACCGACACCGAAGTGGCCAACGCCTTCCAGAAGATCCTCGGCAAGCAGGGCTTCAAGTTCAAGCTCGGCGCCAAGGTCACCGGCGCGACCGACAACGGCAAGCAGGCCCAGCTGACCCTGGAGCCGGTCGCCGGCGGCGACGCCGAAACCCTGCAGGCCGACTACGTGCTGGTGGCCATCGGCCGTCGCCCGTTCACCCAAGGCCTGGGTCTGGAAACCGTGGGCATCACCCCCGACAAGCGCGGCGTGATCGCCAACGACCACTACAAGACCGGCGTCGACGGGATCTGGGTCATCGGCGACGTGACCTCGGGTCCGATGCTGGCCCACAAGGCCGAGGACGAGGCCGTGGCCTGCATCGAGCTGATCGCGGGCAAGGCCGGCCACGTGAACTACGACATCATCCCGGGCGTCATCTACACCAAGCCGGAAGTCGCCACCGTCGGTAAGACCGAAGACGAGCTGAAGGCCTCGGGCGTCGCCTACAAGGTCGGCAAGTTCCCGTTCCTGGCCAACAGCCGCGCCAAGATCAACCACGAGACCGACGGCTTCGTGAAGGTGCTGGCCGACGCCAAGACCGACCGCATCCTGGGCGCCCACGCCGTGGGTCCCAATGTCGGCGACATGATCGCCGAGATCTGCGTGGCCATGGAGTTCGGCGGCTCGTCGGAAGACGTCGCCCGCACCTGCCACCCGCACCCGACCCGCTCGGAAGCCATCCGCCAGGCGGCCATGGGCGTCGAAGGCTGGACGATGCAGGCCTAA
- a CDS encoding methyl-accepting chemotaxis protein, with protein MKLDDLKIATKVMLPAIVLAVVAIACVGIGVWQQKKLEAAASNIVQQRAPAELEMARFNRRVASIGYAAYRTVANEGASDAAKQASQEIDDALKSGNERLDAVVKADPSTAKDVAGFRNRFKKVYDSGRQGADLGLQDANEAGIMVMAVIDPDITALTKDVSDWTDKHTAETKAIIGKAQKDARTGIIVTLLFGLISAAAALAYAVWIGRAKISRPLVQLSKTMEILAQGSVDVEVAGAQRRDEVGAMARSVQVFKDNALALRTAEAAQQRAAAETEAERRRNEQVREAAAKEQAFVMEEIATGLNRLAEGDLTYRVDADFPADYKRLQSDFNGAIAQMEEAMRTIVHAANGIGAGSDEIASAADDLSRRSEQQAASLEETAAALDEITATVKRSSAGAQEASRVVSSTRTDAERSSVVVKGAVDAMQQIEKSSTEISQIIGVIDEIAFQTNLLALNAGVEAARAGDAGKGFAVVAQEVRALAQRSAEAAKEIKTLISTSSQQVNQGVSMVGQTGEALQAIVSKVGEIDALVSEIAASGQEQATGLNQVNAAVNQMDQTVQQNAAMVEQSTAASHSLKGEANGLMQMISRFQVSGAEARRASAGGGSTRRAAAPPPVSRPAPAAAKPAVSLAGADSRPGVNPVRSAQAKLAAFASSAPAASSDDWEEF; from the coding sequence ATGAAGCTCGACGATCTGAAGATCGCCACCAAGGTGATGCTGCCGGCCATCGTGCTGGCCGTGGTCGCCATCGCCTGCGTGGGCATCGGCGTATGGCAGCAGAAGAAGCTGGAAGCCGCCGCGTCCAACATCGTGCAGCAGCGCGCTCCGGCCGAGCTGGAGATGGCCCGCTTCAACCGCCGCGTCGCCAGCATCGGCTACGCCGCCTATCGCACCGTCGCCAACGAGGGCGCGTCCGACGCGGCCAAGCAGGCCTCGCAGGAGATCGACGACGCGCTGAAGAGCGGCAACGAGCGCCTGGACGCCGTCGTCAAGGCCGATCCGAGCACCGCCAAGGACGTCGCCGGCTTCCGCAACCGCTTCAAGAAGGTCTACGACAGCGGCCGCCAGGGCGCGGACCTGGGCCTGCAGGACGCCAACGAAGCCGGCATCATGGTCATGGCCGTGATCGATCCGGACATCACCGCCCTGACCAAGGACGTGTCGGACTGGACCGACAAGCACACCGCCGAAACCAAGGCGATCATCGGCAAGGCTCAGAAGGACGCCCGGACGGGCATCATCGTGACCCTGCTGTTCGGCCTGATCTCGGCCGCCGCCGCCCTGGCCTACGCCGTGTGGATCGGCCGCGCCAAGATCTCGCGCCCGCTGGTCCAGCTGTCCAAGACCATGGAAATCCTGGCCCAGGGCTCGGTGGACGTCGAGGTCGCCGGCGCCCAGCGCCGTGACGAGGTCGGCGCCATGGCCCGCTCGGTCCAGGTGTTCAAGGACAACGCCCTGGCCCTGCGCACCGCCGAGGCCGCCCAGCAGCGCGCCGCCGCCGAGACCGAGGCCGAGCGCCGCCGCAACGAACAGGTTCGCGAAGCCGCCGCCAAGGAGCAGGCCTTCGTGATGGAAGAGATCGCCACCGGCCTGAACCGCCTGGCCGAAGGCGACCTGACCTACCGCGTCGACGCCGATTTCCCGGCCGACTACAAGCGCCTGCAGTCCGACTTCAACGGCGCCATCGCCCAGATGGAAGAGGCGATGCGCACCATCGTCCACGCCGCCAACGGCATCGGCGCCGGCAGCGACGAGATCGCCTCGGCCGCCGACGACCTGTCGCGCCGCAGCGAGCAGCAGGCCGCCAGCCTCGAGGAAACCGCCGCCGCCCTCGACGAGATCACCGCCACGGTGAAGCGCTCGTCGGCCGGCGCCCAGGAGGCCTCGCGCGTGGTCAGCTCGACCCGCACCGACGCCGAACGCTCCAGCGTCGTCGTCAAGGGCGCCGTCGACGCCATGCAGCAGATCGAGAAGTCCTCGACCGAGATCAGCCAGATCATCGGCGTGATCGACGAGATCGCCTTCCAGACCAACCTCCTGGCCCTGAACGCCGGCGTCGAAGCCGCTCGCGCCGGCGACGCGGGCAAGGGCTTCGCGGTCGTCGCCCAGGAAGTGCGGGCTCTCGCCCAGCGCTCAGCCGAAGCGGCCAAGGAGATCAAGACCCTGATCTCGACCTCGTCCCAGCAGGTCAATCAGGGCGTGTCGATGGTCGGCCAGACCGGCGAGGCCCTGCAGGCCATCGTCAGCAAGGTCGGCGAGATCGACGCCCTGGTCAGCGAGATCGCGGCCTCGGGCCAGGAGCAGGCCACCGGCCTCAACCAGGTCAACGCCGCCGTCAACCAGATGGACCAGACCGTCCAGCAGAACGCCGCCATGGTCGAGCAGTCGACCGCGGCCAGCCACTCGCTGAAGGGCGAGGCCAACGGCCTGATGCAGATGATCTCGCGCTTCCAGGTCTCGGGCGCCGAAGCCCGTCGCGCTTCGGCCGGCGGCGGTTCGACCCGCCGCGCCGCCGCGCCGCCGCCCGTCTCGCGTCCGGCTCCGGCCGCCGCCAAGCCGGCCGTGTCGCTGGCCGGCGCCGACAGCCGCCCGGGCGTCAACCCGGTCCGCTCGGCCCAGGCCAAGCTCGCCGCCTTCGCCTCGTCGGCGCCCGCCGCCAGCAGCGACGACTGGGAAGAATTCTGA
- a CDS encoding sulfatase-like hydrolase/transferase has protein sequence MTKRPNILLITCDQYRFPRLSYGAAHGLAEGLKDVLGFQPLKPDNAYIQHFPGLSALRDNAVLLANHTIAASACTPSRTVIYTGQYGTRTGVTQTDGLFKSGDSPNFPWLAADGIPTLGDWMRQAGYTTHYFGKWHVSDPARHTLEDYGFDDWEESWPEPHGAAINNLGLYRDAGFSDTACAFIRRQALAVNYDRAVATAQSHDPYASGPDPENLKPWFAVASFTNPHDIATYPAVIGQALPTPDGGGVQGIFQPLTVPLQGQRTPTPTGGTATVPLNPGGFAQDCGHVPPTWDEDLSTKPSAQHDYAWKMGLALNSKTGFNVARGMGITDTDKALEAAADIALQGPIPFQLTDDPRGGVKAFVQLYGWLHSVVDVHIAAVLETLDATGQADNTIVVFLTDHGEMAGAHGMMLEKWHTAYQEVLHVPVVVRFPPSLAPAGLPEGVPLAKEALTSHADIVPTILGLAGVGEAERDAIAGVLAKSRPTPPLPGANLAPLIRGETDRVIEPDGSERLGVLFITDDEITAPLAPLNNPHNTKCEKEYAVFDVAVEKLRKGRPGRPPVDIAPGSVRQPNHVRSVRTLTHKLTRYFDPSGRVEQEWELYDLVADPNETVNLVYVNANPPRARLDPALQSEVDRLAALLAALEERDLS, from the coding sequence ATGACCAAGCGACCCAACATCCTGCTGATCACCTGCGACCAGTATCGCTTTCCGCGCCTGTCCTACGGGGCGGCCCACGGCCTGGCCGAAGGGCTCAAGGACGTGCTGGGCTTTCAGCCGCTGAAGCCGGACAACGCCTACATCCAGCACTTCCCGGGCCTTTCGGCCCTGCGCGACAACGCCGTGCTGCTGGCCAACCATACCATCGCCGCCAGCGCCTGCACGCCCAGCCGGACGGTGATCTACACCGGCCAGTACGGCACGCGCACCGGCGTCACCCAGACCGACGGCCTGTTCAAGAGCGGGGACTCGCCCAACTTCCCCTGGCTGGCCGCCGACGGCATCCCGACGCTGGGCGACTGGATGCGCCAGGCCGGCTACACCACCCACTATTTCGGCAAGTGGCACGTCAGCGACCCGGCTCGCCACACGCTGGAGGACTACGGCTTCGACGACTGGGAAGAAAGCTGGCCCGAGCCGCACGGCGCGGCGATCAACAATCTGGGCCTCTATCGCGACGCCGGCTTTTCCGACACCGCCTGCGCCTTCATCCGCCGCCAGGCCCTGGCGGTGAACTACGACCGGGCCGTCGCCACCGCCCAGTCGCACGACCCCTACGCCTCGGGCCCCGATCCGGAAAACCTGAAGCCGTGGTTCGCCGTGGCCTCGTTCACCAACCCCCACGACATCGCCACCTATCCGGCGGTGATCGGCCAGGCCCTGCCTACGCCCGACGGCGGCGGCGTGCAGGGGATCTTCCAGCCGCTGACCGTGCCGCTGCAGGGCCAGCGGACGCCGACGCCGACCGGCGGCACGGCCACCGTGCCGCTCAATCCCGGCGGCTTTGCCCAGGACTGCGGACACGTGCCGCCGACCTGGGACGAGGACCTGTCGACCAAGCCCTCGGCCCAGCACGACTACGCCTGGAAGATGGGCCTGGCCCTCAATTCCAAGACCGGCTTCAACGTCGCGCGGGGCATGGGGATCACCGATACGGACAAGGCGCTGGAGGCGGCGGCCGACATCGCCCTCCAGGGGCCGATCCCGTTCCAGCTGACGGACGATCCGCGCGGCGGGGTGAAGGCCTTCGTCCAGCTCTATGGCTGGCTGCACAGCGTGGTCGACGTGCACATCGCCGCCGTGCTCGAGACGCTGGACGCCACGGGCCAGGCCGACAACACCATCGTCGTCTTCCTCACCGACCACGGCGAGATGGCCGGCGCCCACGGCATGATGCTGGAGAAGTGGCACACGGCCTATCAGGAGGTGCTGCACGTGCCGGTGGTCGTGCGCTTCCCGCCGTCGCTCGCGCCGGCCGGGCTGCCGGAAGGCGTTCCGCTGGCCAAGGAGGCCCTGACCAGCCACGCCGACATCGTGCCGACCATCCTGGGCCTGGCCGGGGTGGGCGAGGCCGAGCGCGACGCCATCGCCGGCGTGCTGGCCAAGAGCCGGCCCACGCCGCCGCTGCCGGGGGCCAACCTGGCGCCGCTGATCCGGGGCGAGACCGACCGGGTGATCGAGCCCGACGGCAGCGAGCGGCTGGGCGTGCTGTTCATCACCGACGACGAGATCACCGCGCCCCTGGCGCCGCTGAACAACCCGCACAACACCAAGTGCGAGAAGGAGTACGCGGTGTTCGACGTGGCGGTGGAGAAGCTGCGGAAAGGCCGTCCGGGGCGGCCGCCGGTGGACATCGCCCCCGGCTCGGTGCGCCAGCCCAACCACGTGCGCTCGGTGCGCACCCTGACCCACAAGCTGACCCGCTATTTCGACCCGTCGGGCCGCGTCGAGCAGGAATGGGAGCTGTACGACCTGGTCGCCGATCCCAACGAGACGGTGAACTTGGTCTACGTCAACGCCAACCCGCCCAGGGCCCGCCTCGACCCGGCCCTGCAGTCGGAAGTGGATCGCCTGGCCGCGCTGTTGGCGGCGCTGGAGGAGCGGGATCTTTCCTGA